From the genome of Triticum aestivum cultivar Chinese Spring chromosome 3B, IWGSC CS RefSeq v2.1, whole genome shotgun sequence, one region includes:
- the LOC123065783 gene encoding blue copper protein, translated as MPSTMKMADMKAVICIAAVTVVSLVHLVAATDYIVGNPTGGWQGKTDYKSWASAQTFLPGDTLTFKYSSNHNVLEVTADDYETCSTANPVIIDNSGTTTIALTAPGKRYFICGGPGHCQNGMKLEVEVADRPAPTAPSSPPQLPPAPTPPSPVPRTWPPSPAPAAEPPRHAGHKRHKKRHSPPPAAPTVDPAEAYFPLATLAPMSSPAASLPMSSDTAAALHGQWGYVALGLVALWFAVLAL; from the exons ATGCCTTCTACTATGAAGATGGCAGATATGAAGGCGGTGATTTGCATCGCCGCGGTGACGGTTGTTTCACTGGTTCACCTTGTGGCCGCCACCGATTACATCGTCGGCAACCCAACCGGCGGCTGGCAGGGAAAGACGGACTACAAGTCCTGGGCTTCGGCCCAAACCTTTCTTCCCGGAGACACCCTGA CATTCAAGTACAGCTCGAACCACAACGTCCTTGAAGTGACCGCCGACGACTACGAAACGTGCTCCACGGCCAACCCCGTCATCATCGACAACAGCGGCACCACCACCATTGCGCTCACGGCGCCGGGGAAGCGCTACTTCATCTGCGGCGGGCCGGGCCACTGCCAGAACGGTATGAAGCTGGAGGTGGAGGTCGCCGACCGCCCGGCACCCACGGCACCCAGCTCGCCGCCCCAGCTGCCACCGGCACCTACGCCGCCGTCACCAGTTCCGAGGACATGGCCACCGTCTCCGGCACCCGCGGCTGAACCGCCAAGGCATGCAGGGCACAAGAGGCACAAGAAGAGGCACTCCCCACCTCCAGCTGCGCCCACGGTGGATCCCGCGGAAGCGTACTTCCCGCTCGCGACGCTGGCGCCGATGTCCTCGCCAGCTGCCTCTCTGCCGATGTCGTCGGACACTGCTGCCGCGTTGCATGGACAGTGGGGCTATGTCGCACTGGGGCTCGTAGCTCTCTGGTTCGCCGTTCTGGCTCTTTGA